Proteins encoded in a region of the uncultured Pseudodesulfovibrio sp. genome:
- the queD gene encoding 6-carboxytetrahydropterin synthase QueD has product MPGKWKLTITQDFSASHQLRNYCGKCENMHGHNFGVEVVVEGDTLDPDVQYLVDFKELKAMTKAVLDRLDHTHLNEVECFREINPSSENLAMFIYRNLKTNMPDNISLVEVSVSEKDSSKATYWEE; this is encoded by the coding sequence TTTTCGGCATCGCACCAGCTGCGCAACTACTGCGGCAAGTGCGAGAACATGCACGGCCACAACTTCGGTGTGGAGGTGGTTGTCGAGGGCGACACCCTGGACCCCGACGTCCAGTACCTTGTGGACTTCAAGGAACTCAAGGCGATGACCAAGGCGGTGCTCGACAGGCTCGACCACACCCACCTGAACGAGGTGGAATGCTTCCGGGAGATCAACCCCTCCTCCGAGAATCTGGCCATGTTCATCTACCGCAACCTCAAGACGAACATGCCGGACAACATCTCCCTGGTGGAGGTCTCCGTCTCGGAAAAGGACTCGTCCAAGGCCACCTACTGGGAAGAATGA
- the dtd gene encoding D-aminoacyl-tRNA deacylase, producing MRVVIQRVSDARVLVNDAVVGEIGTGLLVLVGFGGADKADFPDTPAWRKMLDKLFNLRIFPDDDGKLNLSLADTKGDLMLVSQFTLYADCKKGRRPSFTDACHPYIAESLFERFVEDARKMAPAGFATGRFGAEMHLDFTNWGPVTIILDSDQL from the coding sequence GTGCGCGTGGTCATCCAGCGGGTTTCCGACGCGCGGGTCCTGGTCAACGACGCCGTGGTCGGCGAGATCGGCACCGGCCTGCTCGTACTCGTGGGCTTCGGCGGAGCGGACAAGGCGGACTTCCCCGACACCCCGGCCTGGCGCAAGATGCTCGACAAGCTCTTCAACCTGCGCATATTTCCGGACGACGACGGCAAGCTGAATCTGTCCCTGGCCGACACCAAGGGCGATCTGATGCTCGTCTCCCAGTTCACGCTCTACGCGGACTGCAAAAAGGGACGGCGGCCCTCGTTCACCGACGCCTGCCACCCCTACATAGCGGAATCCCTGTTCGAACGATTCGTCGAGGATGCCCGCAAAATGGCTCCGGCCGGGTTCGCCACAGGCCGCTTCGGGGCCGAAATGCACCTGGACTTCACCAACTGGGGGCCGGTGACCATAATCCTGGATTCCGACCAGCTCTAA
- a CDS encoding diguanylate cyclase has translation MSVKTKLITALTMILLFAFMATSLINYTFTRSSIREELLNSSLPLTGKNIYSEVHSDMLRPILVSTSMANDAFLKNWIQNGEQDLGAIKSYLADLREKYGFLTTFFVSAKTDCYYYQDGLLKKIGPRDPHDVWYYAFVRKNVEFALDVDTNQAEKNKLTIFVNFRVEDENGRLLGVAGVGINIDRVTNLLERASEQYHREVYLVDQDGLVQVHRNKSRIERYYITKAGGIRDVAQAILVPRDDSRSFQYDWDGEHYLVSTRYIPELKWFLVVEQSESSALASARDNLARTIIIGLIASILIIVLCSLTINHYQGRLEKLIKTDPLTGAANRRALDEAFEQFSYKASRYDTPFSVVIIDMNKFKAINDKHGHLAGDDVLKDVAATTRRIIRPTDLLARWGGDEFLILMDGGTEKAGILAERVANALADDKRDIPVSFSYGMAGYEEGDTLESMTHRADRAMYKTKGRDCRDL, from the coding sequence ATGTCCGTAAAGACCAAGCTCATAACCGCATTGACCATGATCCTGCTTTTCGCCTTTATGGCCACCAGCCTGATCAATTACACTTTCACGCGTTCCTCGATCCGGGAGGAGCTGCTCAATTCCTCTCTGCCGCTGACCGGCAAGAACATCTATTCCGAGGTTCACTCGGATATGCTCCGCCCCATCCTGGTGTCCACCTCCATGGCCAACGACGCCTTCCTCAAGAACTGGATTCAAAACGGAGAACAGGACCTCGGGGCCATCAAGAGCTACCTTGCGGACCTGCGTGAAAAGTATGGTTTCCTGACGACTTTCTTTGTCTCGGCAAAAACCGACTGCTACTACTATCAGGACGGCCTCCTGAAAAAGATCGGCCCGCGCGACCCGCACGACGTGTGGTATTACGCCTTTGTCCGCAAAAACGTGGAGTTCGCCCTGGACGTGGACACCAACCAGGCCGAGAAAAACAAGCTGACCATCTTCGTCAACTTCCGTGTGGAGGACGAAAACGGTCGGCTTTTGGGCGTGGCCGGTGTGGGCATCAACATCGACCGGGTCACCAATCTTCTGGAAAGGGCCAGCGAGCAGTACCACCGCGAGGTCTATCTGGTCGATCAGGACGGACTGGTTCAGGTTCACCGCAACAAGTCCCGTATCGAGCGCTACTACATCACCAAGGCCGGAGGTATCCGCGACGTGGCCCAGGCCATCCTCGTGCCCCGGGACGATTCGCGCAGCTTCCAGTACGACTGGGACGGCGAGCACTATCTCGTGTCCACCCGGTACATCCCGGAGCTGAAGTGGTTCCTGGTCGTGGAGCAAAGTGAGTCCTCGGCTCTGGCCTCGGCCCGCGACAACCTCGCGCGAACCATAATCATCGGCCTTATCGCCTCCATTCTGATCATCGTGCTCTGCTCCCTCACCATCAATCACTACCAGGGCCGACTCGAAAAACTGATCAAGACCGACCCGCTCACCGGCGCGGCCAACCGCCGGGCCCTGGACGAAGCCTTCGAGCAGTTCTCCTACAAGGCCAGCCGCTACGACACCCCGTTTTCCGTGGTCATCATCGACATGAACAAGTTCAAGGCCATCAACGACAAACACGGACACCTGGCCGGAGACGACGTGCTCAAGGACGTGGCCGCGACCACCCGGCGCATCATCCGTCCCACGGACCTCCTGGCCCGCTGGGGCGGGGACGAATTCCTGATCCTCATGGACGGCGGAACCGAGAAGGCCGGAATTCTGGCCGAGCGCGTTGCCAACGCCCTGGCCGACGACAAACGGGACATCCCCGTTTCCTTCAGTTACGGCATGGCCGGATATGAAGAAGGCGACACCCTGGAGTCCATGACCCACCGGGCGGACAGAGCCATGTACAAGACCAAAGGCCGCGACTGCCGGGACCTGTAG